ATCCCCCTGGGCTGCTGACTCCGAGGCCAGGTCATTGCCCTGGGAGCCCCACACGGGGTGCTGTGTGTTTGGCTCTCCCAGCAGGAATAGCGTCTGCACCCTGAGCCCCCGGGCCTCGCGCAGCCCGCCCCACGAGGCCCGAATGGCGTTTCTCTGGTTCAGGTTCTCCGGAGCCGTGCACACCAGGATGAGCAGGAAGGGAGGGGCCCCGGGACCACTGCAAGCTTCCTGGTTGGGGATCAAGAGGCGGGGCAGGGCCAGGGGCGGCCCCGGTGAGGCgggggctgggagcagggaggCTAGTGAGAGGCTCAGCagctcctcccccaaccccgaAGGCCCGAAGAGGGTCCAGAGGATAACCAGCAGCAGAGCGGCGAGAAGCAGGCGCCGGAAGAGCCTGAGCTGCATGGTGCGGCGTACTCCGAGGGGATCCGTAAGAGCGAAGGGCGGAGACTAGCTCCCCGGGCGTGGGTCACGGCCAGGGACTTAATGGACCACGCCTGGGATGCGGAGGACGGAGCGCGCGACCGGGACCAGCGCACcttgggggttggggagaggcgGTGCAGCTGCGGACCGCGGTCGAGGCATGCTGCGGGGGTGGCTACCTTGTCGCCGCGGCCTCGCCGCCAGCAAGCTTGGCTCCATGGCTGCCCGACTGCGGCACTCACGGCCCCTCCCCCGCCTCGCCCCGGCGGCCGGTCTGCCGCCCGCTTCCGCGTTGCGCGCTCCCATCCCCGCCGGAAGCGGCGTCGGAGCAGCGCGGCAGGGCGCGGAAACCCGGGCGGCTGGAGTGGCACCAAATGGAGTGAGACCGGTCTGTCCAGCCACTCCCCATCCCAACGCACCCACGTACTCCACCAGGGAGACCACACCCTTCATAACCAACGTCGgtgtttttgcctttgttgctTCGGTCACAGCCCGAAGGATTTTCTCTTATGACTAGATgacccctttaaaaaaaaaaaaaaacccagagtgaCCATGACCTGCATACTCACCTGAACTGCAACTGGCTAGGCTCAGCTACCCACTCCACAATCATGCTGCACACCAACCCCAGGGGGTTGGTCCCCTCAAGGCTGGGAACTGTTTTCCCCTCACATTTCTCTTTACAGAGAGGAACATCACTAGCTACATATAGGAAGACTGGGTGGTCTGCAGCATCACCACTGCTAAAACTAATAGCACTGTGTGGGCAACTGAGTAGGGCAGCTCTAAATGGAAAAAGGACCCAGCACTTTAACATTCCTATTAGAATGGACAGAAAGGACAGGAAGCCATAGGTATATAAACTATTTATTAACAGACAAGGCCTACAGACTTATTTCTTCTTGGACACACCCACAGTGCGGCCACGGCGGCCAGTAGTCTTGGTGTGCTGGCCTCGGACACGAAGGCTGCAGGTAAAAAGAGAAGGGTCATAGGTCACACAAAGCCCAAACAAAAGGTTGCGGAAAAGGAAGAGCAAGTAGGAGGAATGCTGAGTCGAGGTAGGCAGGGAGATGAGACCCCCCCACTCACCCCCAGAAGTGACGCAGCCCTCTATGGGCCCGAATCTTCTTCAGTCGCTCCAGGTCTTCACGGAGCTTGTTGTCCAGACCATTGGCTAGGACCTGGATTCAGAGGAGGGGGCAAGGGATGTTTTATCCCCTGACCTCCTATACCCAATTCTGTCAGGACCCTCCACCCTTCCTCTAATCCTGCCCTCATTTCAGTACACACCTGGCTATATTTTCCATCCTTTACATCCTTCTGTCTGTTCAAGAACCAGTCTGGGATCTTGTACTGGCGTGGATTCTGCATAATGGTGATTACACGTTCCACCTAGCAGGCAGGATGAGGTCAGATCTAGATGGCCCCCTTTCTGAGGctgaccccagccccagcccccttCCTTGTCCTCACCTCATCCTCAGTGAGTTCTCCCGCCCTCTTGGTGAGGTCAATGTCTGCTTTCCTCAAGACCACATGAGCATATCTTCGGCCCACACCCTGAATGAAGTGAGGGGTTTCGGAATTAGGGttgaatctgatttttaaattcctttataGC
The window above is part of the Symphalangus syndactylus isolate Jambi chromosome 23, NHGRI_mSymSyn1-v2.1_pri, whole genome shotgun sequence genome. Proteins encoded here:
- the RPS18 gene encoding small ribosomal subunit protein uS13; the encoded protein is MISRHFRFLSSTGGLHAAACAAAMSLVIPEKFQHILRVLNTNIDGRRKIAFAITAIKGVGRRYAHVVLRKADIDLTKRAGELTEDEVERVITIMQNPRQYKIPDWFLNRQKDVKDGKYSQVLANGLDNKLREDLERLKKIRAHRGLRHFWGLRVRGQHTKTTGRRGRTVGVSKKK